One segment of Candidatus Pantoea bituminis DNA contains the following:
- a CDS encoding YdgH/BhsA/McbA-like domain containing protein: MNTIKTTLLLLATLLTINSALAVNVTNDVTGKEKIGVVSAQGAYSLDRLTEKLSDKAAAEGASSMKIISAGGENKLYGVAEIYR, translated from the coding sequence ATGAACACCATTAAAACTACGTTGCTTTTGCTTGCCACGCTGCTAACAATCAACAGCGCCTTGGCGGTAAATGTGACCAACGACGTTACGGGTAAAGAGAAAATTGGCGTGGTCTCCGCGCAAGGCGCTTATTCTCTCGACCGCTTAACTGAAAAACTCTCTGATAAAGCCGCCGCTGAAGGGGCTTCTTCAATGAAGATCATCTCCGCAGGCGGTGAAAATAAACTTTATGGCGTTGCTGAAATATACCGTTAA
- a CDS encoding helix-turn-helix domain-containing protein, producing the protein MSDLLTSLIYGTFFIGLLRQFALSPASLKFPESKKMDRHDIIIQDLVTWIDDNIKQPLKIDDVAARAGYSKWHLQRMFQRITHKSLGHYIRDKKMELAAHDLIDGSESVIDISVKYGYDSQQSFTRTFAKKYHVPPATFRRLNAHSFDANVWV; encoded by the coding sequence TTGTCTGATTTATTAACTTCCCTTATTTATGGCACGTTTTTCATCGGCTTGTTGCGCCAATTCGCCCTTTCCCCTGCTTCTTTAAAATTCCCTGAGAGTAAGAAAATGGACAGACATGACATTATCATTCAAGACCTGGTGACATGGATTGATGACAACATAAAACAGCCGTTGAAAATTGATGACGTGGCTGCACGTGCAGGTTATTCAAAATGGCATCTACAGCGAATGTTTCAGCGTATTACCCATAAAAGTCTCGGACATTATATTCGCGATAAAAAAATGGAACTGGCTGCCCATGATCTCATTGATGGTTCCGAAAGCGTTATCGATATATCAGTCAAATATGGCTACGACTCACAACAATCTTTCACACGGACGTTTGCCAAAAAATATCATGTTCCACCTGCAACCTTCCGCCGTTTAAACGCCCACAGCTTCGACGCGAATGTGTGGGTTTAA
- a CDS encoding efflux RND transporter periplasmic adaptor subunit, protein MPDKVALKPLAILCALFILNLTGCDDAANNKASSSEAPEVQVMTLQPQSLPMSTDLPGRTSAYRVSEVRPQVAGIILKRTFVEGSDVNAGDVLYQIDPAPFKATFNNAKAAVAEAKANARIAQATLDRYRPLLGTHYISRQDYDQAAATAAQTRAAVEAAQAALESARINLSWSTLTSPISGRVGRSSVTEGALVQASQADALATVQQLDPLYVDVTQSSQDFLRLQQELASGRLQQQAGKARVTVLLADGSTYPESGTLAFSDVTVDQTTGSITLRAIVPNPHHNLLPGMFVRVRLEEGVNPQALLIPQRAVTRTPHGDPTAMVVTSDNKVEVRTLNLSQTVGDNWLVAGGIAPGERVITSGVQRAQPGMQVKPVDTAPSSQPAS, encoded by the coding sequence ATGCCTGATAAAGTGGCGTTAAAGCCTCTGGCGATTTTATGTGCGCTTTTTATTTTAAATTTAACAGGGTGTGATGATGCAGCGAACAATAAGGCTTCATCGTCTGAGGCGCCAGAAGTTCAGGTGATGACGTTACAACCTCAATCTTTACCCATGAGCACCGATTTACCGGGCAGAACCTCAGCGTATCGCGTCTCTGAAGTGCGCCCGCAGGTTGCTGGGATTATTCTCAAACGCACCTTTGTTGAAGGCAGCGACGTTAATGCCGGTGATGTGCTGTATCAAATTGATCCGGCCCCCTTCAAAGCCACGTTTAACAATGCTAAAGCCGCGGTAGCGGAAGCAAAAGCCAATGCCCGCATTGCGCAAGCGACGCTGGATCGGTATCGCCCTTTATTGGGAACGCACTATATCAGCCGCCAGGATTACGACCAGGCCGCGGCAACGGCAGCGCAAACCCGCGCCGCAGTAGAAGCTGCGCAGGCTGCACTTGAAAGTGCCCGCATAAACTTATCGTGGAGCACACTCACTTCGCCAATCAGCGGCCGCGTAGGACGTTCGTCAGTAACCGAAGGCGCGTTAGTGCAGGCAAGTCAAGCCGATGCGCTCGCCACCGTGCAGCAACTGGATCCGCTTTATGTCGATGTCACGCAATCAAGCCAGGATTTTTTGCGACTGCAACAAGAGTTGGCCTCCGGCAGGCTTCAACAGCAAGCAGGCAAAGCCAGAGTTACCGTCTTGCTGGCCGACGGCAGCACCTACCCTGAATCGGGCACGCTGGCCTTCTCGGATGTCACGGTCGATCAAACCACCGGTTCCATTACCCTGCGCGCGATTGTGCCTAATCCTCATCACAATTTGCTTCCCGGCATGTTTGTGCGTGTGCGACTGGAAGAAGGCGTGAATCCACAGGCGTTATTGATTCCCCAACGTGCCGTGACGCGTACGCCACACGGTGATCCCACAGCGATGGTGGTGACGTCTGATAACAAAGTGGAAGTTCGTACATTGAACCTGTCGCAAACGGTGGGTGATAACTGGCTGGTTGCCGGAGGAATAGCGCCCGGCGAACGCGTAATTACTTCTGGTGTACAGCGTGCCCAACCCGGCATGCAGGTGAAACCTGTTGATACGGCGCCCTCTTCACAACCTGCTTCTTAA
- a CDS encoding (R)-mandelonitrile lyase, whose product MKIIANGSQPSRKGPEDYFTGTVRIDSPFQATEPARVGGATVTFEPGARTAWHTHPLGQTLIVIHGQGWIQCEGEEIRVMNQGDIVWIPEDVKHWHGATPETAMTHIAIAESVNGSPVDWMEKVSDEQYRK is encoded by the coding sequence ATGAAAATTATTGCCAACGGATCCCAACCATCACGCAAAGGCCCTGAAGACTATTTTACCGGCACCGTGCGCATTGATTCGCCTTTTCAGGCTACCGAACCCGCACGTGTCGGCGGCGCTACCGTGACTTTCGAGCCGGGTGCGCGCACTGCATGGCATACACATCCACTTGGACAAACGTTGATTGTGATCCATGGCCAAGGCTGGATTCAATGTGAAGGCGAAGAGATTCGCGTCATGAATCAGGGCGATATTGTCTGGATTCCAGAAGATGTTAAGCACTGGCACGGTGCGACGCCGGAAACAGCAATGACGCACATTGCCATCGCTGAGTCAGTAAACGGCAGCCCGGTTGACTGGATGGAAAAAGTCAGCGACGAGCAATACCGTAAATAA
- a CDS encoding SDR family oxidoreductase, with product MMNKVILITGASSGIGAGIARELAAAGATLLLGARRVDRLQTLAEELRFNGADVAVQSLDVTQRESVQQFAQVALEKWGRIDVMINNAGIMPLSPMASLHVDEWDQMIDVNIKGVLHGIAAVLPTMLTHQRGHIVNIASIGALAVSPTAAVYCATKFAVRALSDGLRQENSQLRVTCVHPGVVESELANTITDPSAADVMKSYRAIALQPDAIGRAVRYAIEQPDDVDVNEIVVRPTRAPH from the coding sequence ATGATGAACAAAGTGATCTTAATAACCGGTGCATCAAGTGGAATTGGTGCAGGCATTGCCCGCGAACTGGCTGCTGCAGGCGCAACGCTCTTATTGGGCGCGCGTCGTGTAGATCGTCTGCAAACATTGGCCGAAGAACTGCGCTTTAATGGCGCAGACGTTGCCGTTCAGTCGCTTGACGTCACGCAACGTGAATCTGTACAACAATTTGCTCAAGTCGCGCTGGAAAAATGGGGACGCATTGATGTGATGATCAATAACGCAGGCATCATGCCGTTGTCGCCGATGGCATCACTTCACGTCGACGAGTGGGACCAGATGATCGATGTGAACATTAAAGGTGTGCTGCACGGAATCGCTGCGGTATTGCCGACAATGCTGACGCACCAACGCGGGCATATCGTTAATATTGCCTCCATTGGTGCATTAGCGGTGTCGCCCACGGCGGCCGTCTATTGTGCGACAAAGTTTGCAGTGCGCGCCCTCTCCGATGGATTACGCCAGGAAAACAGCCAGCTACGTGTGACCTGCGTTCATCCAGGCGTGGTAGAAAGTGAATTGGCGAATACCATCACCGACCCGTCAGCCGCCGATGTGATGAAAAGCTACCGCGCAATAGCACTGCAGCCCGATGCGATTGGTCGTGCGGTGCGTTACGCGATTGAACAACCGGATGATGTTGATGTGAATGAGATTGTCGTTCGCCCTACTCGCGCGCCACACTAA
- a CDS encoding VOC family protein encodes MLSYLFIGANDVELSGQFYAAVLLPLGYEKEVDGEQLIFSLPDIPDRHNGPGAVFISKPYNGGKAEPGNGMMPGFRVKTRQLVDEIYAAGLMAGGTDEGDPGIRERYSSNFYVAYLRDPAGNKLAMFCNAE; translated from the coding sequence ATGCTTAGCTATCTTTTTATCGGTGCCAATGATGTTGAACTTTCCGGGCAATTTTACGCCGCTGTTTTACTGCCACTGGGTTATGAAAAAGAAGTCGATGGTGAGCAGCTCATCTTTTCGCTGCCCGATATACCGGATCGACACAATGGTCCCGGCGCGGTGTTTATCAGCAAACCCTATAATGGCGGCAAGGCAGAACCCGGCAACGGCATGATGCCCGGGTTTCGTGTTAAAACGCGTCAGTTAGTTGATGAGATCTATGCAGCGGGTTTAATGGCAGGCGGAACGGATGAGGGTGATCCGGGCATTCGTGAGCGCTATAGCAGCAATTTCTATGTTGCCTATTTGCGCGATCCCGCCGGAAATAAACTGGCGATGTTCTGTAACGCCGAATAA
- a CDS encoding nitroreductase family protein: protein MNPVFDIFTSHKSERSFTEQSIDEAALDRIVASAYRAPTSVNSQQVSLVISRKAESREKIAAIAGGQPWIAKAPVFITFVLDMHKSGQAMAAIDKQQIAQQSIESIVSGATDVGIALGAVMAAARAEGLGIVPIGGIRRDPEAMIDLLKLPAHTFPVVGVVIGHVDVPAHQKPRLPVATFRHEETYQSADLEQHISDYNQEMVAHWQNIGRNDGESWSESVSGYYQNIYFPKVLSALLKQGFGNDK, encoded by the coding sequence ATGAATCCCGTTTTTGATATTTTTACCAGCCATAAAAGTGAACGCAGCTTCACCGAACAATCCATTGATGAAGCTGCACTGGACCGTATCGTCGCATCTGCCTATCGTGCGCCAACTTCCGTCAATTCACAGCAGGTTTCACTGGTTATCTCTCGCAAGGCGGAATCCCGTGAAAAAATCGCCGCTATCGCAGGCGGTCAACCCTGGATTGCCAAGGCGCCGGTCTTTATTACTTTTGTGTTGGATATGCACAAGTCTGGCCAGGCGATGGCCGCCATCGATAAACAGCAAATTGCTCAGCAAAGTATCGAAAGCATCGTTTCAGGCGCCACTGATGTCGGCATCGCGTTAGGGGCGGTTATGGCAGCGGCTCGCGCGGAAGGATTAGGCATTGTGCCCATCGGCGGCATTCGCCGTGATCCAGAAGCGATGATCGATCTGCTTAAACTCCCGGCTCATACTTTCCCGGTGGTGGGTGTCGTGATTGGGCATGTTGATGTTCCAGCGCATCAGAAACCGCGCCTGCCTGTTGCCACTTTCCGTCATGAAGAAACGTACCAATCTGCTGATTTAGAACAGCACATCTCAGACTACAATCAGGAAATGGTTGCACACTGGCAGAACATTGGACGCAACGACGGCGAAAGCTGGAGCGAAAGCGTCAGCGGTTACTACCAGAACATTTACTTCCCGAAAGTCTTATCCGCGCTGCTGAAACAAGGTTTTGGCAACGATAAATAA
- a CDS encoding DJ-1/PfpI family protein: MKIVIPLYQGVTQLDFTGPHQFFSRLPETEVIAASLGGEPIKADNLVFSELQDLSQIESCDLLCVPGGGGCLLAIANSDYMSHIQRLAQQARYITSVCTGALILGAAGLLKNKRAATHWAWREKLACFGAIPDDARVVKDGNVITGGGVTAGIDFALVVIAEIYGEEMAQRIQLGLEYAPAPPFNAGRPETAPAEVAASMQQRMTESNLERCSDPRLPAALRDRLLGR, translated from the coding sequence ATGAAAATTGTTATTCCACTCTATCAAGGCGTCACGCAACTCGACTTTACCGGACCTCATCAATTTTTTAGCCGTCTACCCGAGACAGAAGTCATTGCTGCCTCGCTGGGAGGCGAGCCGATTAAGGCTGATAACCTGGTGTTCAGTGAACTGCAGGATCTGAGCCAGATTGAATCCTGCGATTTACTGTGTGTACCCGGCGGCGGCGGCTGTTTGCTGGCAATAGCGAACAGCGACTATATGTCGCATATACAGCGTCTCGCTCAACAGGCTCGCTATATTACCTCGGTCTGCACCGGCGCATTGATTCTCGGCGCGGCGGGTTTGCTGAAAAATAAGCGGGCTGCCACCCATTGGGCCTGGCGTGAAAAGTTAGCCTGTTTTGGTGCAATTCCTGATGATGCGCGGGTGGTTAAGGATGGCAATGTTATTACTGGCGGCGGCGTAACAGCGGGAATTGATTTTGCGCTGGTGGTTATCGCTGAGATTTATGGTGAGGAGATGGCACAACGTATTCAGTTGGGTCTGGAATATGCGCCAGCACCGCCCTTTAATGCGGGACGACCAGAAACAGCGCCTGCTGAAGTTGCGGCTTCTATGCAACAACGGATGACAGAATCGAACCTTGAGCGCTGTTCCGATCCCCGACTACCTGCAGCGCTGCGCGATCGCTTATTAGGCCGCTAA
- a CDS encoding GNAT family N-acetyltransferase: MKVRRASPNEAEILWKIRNLAIRRGCAEVYDAAIVTAWTPDAMPASFRSVISANPFFVIDGVEGSPVATGFLDLASNSVEAIFTLPHYAGKGLASLIINAIKVEARKRQISHLTLSSTPNAVSFYEQHGFVAVQEGHYYSRLAQAHLKCTDMVINLSR, translated from the coding sequence GTGAAAGTGAGGCGGGCATCACCTAATGAAGCAGAAATTCTCTGGAAGATTAGAAATCTGGCCATTCGCCGTGGCTGCGCAGAAGTTTATGACGCTGCCATTGTAACGGCCTGGACGCCAGACGCTATGCCTGCCAGCTTCAGATCGGTGATTTCAGCCAATCCGTTTTTTGTGATAGATGGCGTCGAAGGTTCACCTGTGGCTACGGGTTTTCTTGACCTTGCGAGCAATAGCGTTGAGGCAATATTCACGCTTCCGCACTACGCCGGCAAAGGTCTGGCTAGCCTGATCATCAATGCGATCAAAGTTGAGGCGAGGAAGCGTCAAATATCGCATCTCACTCTTTCATCCACCCCCAATGCGGTCTCTTTTTATGAGCAGCACGGATTCGTTGCTGTGCAGGAAGGCCATTATTATTCCAGGCTGGCGCAAGCCCACTTAAAATGCACTGACATGGTCATCAATTTGTCGCGATGA
- a CDS encoding MBL fold metallo-hydrolase: MIKVCATCGTSYEEQAVKIEHCKICDDERQYVPATGQKWVPLSALQESHSNKWQSHAENLLSIKTVPNFAINQRAFLLRAPEGNVLWDCIANLDQATKTLVDSLGGISAIAISHPHYYTTMQEWAEAFNAPIYLHASDSEWIMRNSAFIRLWQGNELELMPSVKLLRLGGHFAGGCVLHWNSGDGILLAGDIVQVTPGADAVSFMWSYPNMLPLPAAVVSEMTRRLSGIHFNQLYGAFEGQDIHDSAHDIVLRSGEKYIACLQ, encoded by the coding sequence ATGATCAAAGTATGCGCGACATGCGGTACATCTTATGAAGAGCAAGCAGTGAAAATAGAACACTGCAAAATATGTGATGATGAGCGTCAGTATGTGCCCGCTACCGGACAAAAATGGGTACCGTTATCAGCCCTACAAGAGAGTCATTCGAATAAATGGCAGTCACATGCAGAGAATTTATTGAGTATTAAAACTGTGCCCAATTTCGCTATTAATCAGCGAGCTTTTTTACTGAGGGCACCAGAGGGAAATGTGTTGTGGGATTGCATCGCGAACCTTGATCAGGCCACTAAAACGCTGGTGGATTCGCTGGGCGGAATCAGCGCCATTGCCATTTCCCATCCTCATTACTACACCACCATGCAAGAGTGGGCAGAGGCGTTTAACGCCCCCATCTACCTCCACGCCAGTGACAGTGAATGGATCATGCGTAACAGTGCTTTCATACGCCTTTGGCAAGGCAATGAACTGGAACTGATGCCCTCTGTAAAACTCCTGCGTCTGGGAGGACACTTTGCCGGCGGCTGCGTGCTTCACTGGAACAGCGGCGATGGTATTCTGCTTGCGGGCGACATTGTTCAGGTCACGCCCGGCGCAGATGCCGTCTCGTTTATGTGGAGCTACCCCAATATGCTTCCGCTGCCCGCAGCAGTGGTGAGTGAAATGACACGCCGCCTTTCTGGCATCCACTTCAACCAACTTTATGGAGCATTTGAAGGGCAAGACATTCACGACAGTGCACACGATATTGTGCTGCGCTCAGGTGAAAAATATATTGCCTGTCTTCAGTAA
- a CDS encoding GNAT family N-acetyltransferase has protein sequence MHLDDISSNRLLYRRLTLDDWPFFLALNQDRSVMKYISDPRSEDEIREHAFDCRIAEWQKGCDHWLCLLMHEKTSGLPVGATGFIDRGEGIAEVGFVLSAAFQGKGYGIESLQALIEFSFKQHDFRKLVATVTAGNETSKRTLIKAGFLQEGTLRRNYYLDGEWQDDWIFGLLREEYLAEHEK, from the coding sequence ATGCACCTTGATGACATCAGCTCAAACAGATTGCTCTATCGCCGCCTTACTCTTGATGACTGGCCGTTCTTTTTAGCGCTGAATCAGGACAGGTCGGTGATGAAATATATTTCAGACCCGCGCAGTGAAGATGAGATTAGAGAACATGCTTTTGATTGCCGAATAGCGGAGTGGCAAAAAGGGTGTGATCATTGGCTTTGCCTGTTGATGCATGAAAAAACGTCAGGTTTGCCCGTTGGCGCAACAGGTTTTATTGATCGTGGTGAAGGCATTGCTGAAGTCGGTTTTGTCCTTTCCGCCGCGTTTCAGGGAAAAGGCTATGGCATTGAATCTCTACAGGCCCTGATTGAATTTTCTTTTAAGCAGCATGATTTCAGAAAGCTGGTTGCCACCGTAACGGCAGGCAATGAAACATCAAAAAGAACCTTAATAAAGGCAGGATTTCTCCAAGAAGGCACTTTGCGGCGCAACTATTATCTTGACGGAGAGTGGCAGGATGACTGGATATTTGGGCTGCTAAGGGAAGAGTATTTGGCTGAACACGAAAAGTAA
- a CDS encoding general stress protein translates to MTQHRGGSGNFADDREKASSAGKKGGQHSGGNFKNDREKASDAGKKGGQTSRRS, encoded by the coding sequence ATGACTCAGCACAGAGGCGGATCAGGTAACTTTGCAGACGACCGTGAAAAAGCAAGCTCAGCCGGTAAGAAAGGCGGACAGCATAGCGGCGGCAATTTTAAAAATGACCGTGAAAAAGCGTCCGACGCAGGGAAGAAAGGCGGGCAAACCAGCCGCCGCAGTTAA
- a CDS encoding YoaK family protein → MLIKKKRVRSHTEDRYLALVLATTAGILNAMALGAFGFFPSHMTGNASQISSEVSTSDLHSLLFLAVLITAFVIGCTTARFAVFAGQQRKMRTIYCLIILFEGMALTAASVFETVFYSPSYNGEVLVLLGFLMGVHNSTSTQLSNGRVRSTHVTGTLTDAGIAFGSYLTSFISREDASNRRFYQKQLHTHLTTIFSFLSGCIVGLLLFKSFGFNAMIVLGVSLMIIASSAIAITLQTAGKKLY, encoded by the coding sequence GTGCTAATAAAAAAGAAGCGCGTAAGATCGCACACTGAAGATCGCTATCTGGCTTTGGTGCTGGCGACGACGGCGGGAATATTAAATGCAATGGCGCTCGGTGCCTTTGGTTTTTTTCCTTCACACATGACGGGGAACGCTTCACAAATTTCGTCTGAGGTCTCTACTTCAGATCTTCATAGCCTGCTTTTTTTAGCGGTACTGATAACTGCATTTGTCATTGGTTGTACAACGGCACGCTTCGCTGTGTTTGCCGGGCAGCAGCGAAAAATGCGGACCATTTATTGCCTGATTATTCTTTTTGAAGGAATGGCATTAACTGCTGCCTCGGTTTTTGAAACCGTATTCTACTCGCCGAGTTATAACGGCGAAGTACTGGTGCTATTGGGGTTCTTGATGGGGGTGCACAACTCAACCTCAACCCAACTTTCAAATGGCCGTGTACGTTCAACGCACGTTACCGGAACCTTAACCGATGCCGGGATTGCTTTTGGTTCCTATTTGACTTCATTTATTTCGCGAGAAGATGCCAGCAATCGTCGTTTTTATCAGAAGCAATTGCACACGCATTTGACGACGATATTTTCGTTTTTGTCAGGTTGTATTGTCGGGCTGCTTTTATTCAAGTCGTTTGGCTTCAATGCCATGATTGTATTGGGTGTTTCTCTGATGATCATTGCTTCCAGCGCTATCGCAATAACGTTGCAAACGGCCGGCAAAAAGTTGTATTGA
- a CDS encoding MarR family winged helix-turn-helix transcriptional regulator: MPNNPDLILAAPRWPHGDTSLMHLVRRAGQHSSTCWNQSVDTGLSALQYAILVVLAEETTCDQQTLGHRAGFGKATGTYVIERMSKGGLLSVVIDPANRRRKLVTMTEEGKMMMERMIEQAKNAEKLMTAGLDVQDIADLKRLLIKLGGLQEPAEEQ; the protein is encoded by the coding sequence ATGCCTAATAATCCTGACTTAATCCTCGCTGCTCCGCGGTGGCCACACGGCGATACCTCATTAATGCATCTGGTGCGTCGCGCGGGGCAACACTCTTCGACGTGCTGGAACCAAAGCGTCGATACCGGCTTGTCAGCCTTGCAGTACGCTATCCTGGTTGTGCTGGCAGAAGAGACAACCTGCGATCAGCAGACGTTGGGACACCGCGCCGGTTTCGGTAAAGCGACCGGGACATATGTGATTGAACGCATGTCTAAAGGCGGGCTATTGAGCGTGGTGATTGATCCTGCTAATCGTCGTCGGAAGCTGGTTACAATGACTGAAGAGGGCAAAATGATGATGGAGCGGATGATCGAGCAGGCAAAAAATGCCGAGAAGTTGATGACCGCAGGGCTGGACGTGCAGGATATTGCTGACTTGAAACGCCTGCTGATTAAGTTAGGCGGGTTACAGGAGCCTGCTGAAGAGCAATAA
- a CDS encoding ABC transporter substrate-binding protein, with product MFHKTLLTLGLTLSMTLVSTNVLSKTLSDDAGNKVEVVKPAQRIADAWYAHHSLLMTLGAGDRIVATVNHPNDRPWMFTVQPSLNQALQVHGKDFSSEALIARQVDAIFVPANDPQADAYRQAGIATLMMNFDDFASMKRSLLTTAEVVGTQQAMQRAQDYNRYLDQQIAFISKKTAGLNAHQRPRVLHIQSLHPLKVDGRDTLIDTWITLAGGQNVAEQIKGNMKEVSPEEVIQWDPDVIIIGQGAGNWAKSDYASLFASLKAVKQHQVLQNPAGVFPWDRYGTEAALQIQWAAKILHPELFSGLNLVQATQTFYQRFYDYPLDEKGAKRILAALPPE from the coding sequence ATGTTTCACAAGACGTTGTTAACACTTGGCCTCACGCTATCCATGACGTTAGTAAGCACTAACGTTTTGAGTAAAACATTGAGCGATGATGCTGGAAATAAAGTTGAAGTAGTGAAACCGGCCCAACGGATCGCCGATGCCTGGTATGCGCATCATTCACTGTTAATGACATTAGGTGCAGGCGATCGCATTGTCGCGACCGTGAATCATCCCAACGATCGTCCCTGGATGTTTACTGTTCAACCTTCGCTCAACCAGGCTCTTCAGGTGCATGGCAAAGATTTCTCTAGCGAAGCGCTGATAGCCCGTCAAGTTGATGCGATTTTTGTTCCTGCTAATGATCCCCAGGCGGACGCGTATCGGCAGGCTGGCATTGCCACGCTGATGATGAATTTCGATGATTTTGCGAGCATGAAGCGTTCTTTACTGACCACTGCTGAAGTGGTGGGTACTCAGCAAGCTATGCAGCGTGCGCAAGATTACAATCGTTATCTGGACCAGCAAATTGCGTTCATTAGTAAAAAGACGGCGGGGCTTAATGCTCATCAACGCCCGCGCGTGCTGCATATCCAATCCTTACATCCGTTAAAAGTGGATGGACGTGATACGTTGATCGACACCTGGATAACACTCGCGGGTGGACAAAATGTCGCAGAGCAGATTAAAGGAAACATGAAAGAGGTGTCGCCAGAGGAGGTCATTCAATGGGATCCTGATGTGATCATCATTGGTCAGGGCGCAGGAAATTGGGCGAAGTCCGACTACGCATCGCTGTTTGCGAGTTTAAAAGCCGTGAAACAGCATCAGGTCTTGCAAAATCCAGCCGGTGTTTTTCCGTGGGATCGTTATGGCACCGAAGCGGCGCTGCAAATTCAGTGGGCAGCGAAGATACTGCATCCTGAGCTCTTTTCTGGCCTCAATCTTGTTCAAGCCACACAAACTTTCTATCAACGATTTTATGATTACCCGCTGGATGAAAAAGGCGCCAAAAGGATCCTGGCTGCGCTGCCGCCAGAATAA
- a CDS encoding helix-turn-helix domain-containing protein has protein sequence MTRKVNITTDAGSDMNSVNQAVSLSIKNFRKGQKLSLDELSRRAGVSKGMLVEIEKGAANPSIAILCKVAAALGLSVADLVNVTHAPNAYLIEKEDIPTLWSGEKGGSAQLLAGTSGPDMIELWRWEMFPGERFSSAGHPPGTLELLHVKAGILQLDLGDDVLNIQHGCSAVAKTDQPHAYSSANQQPVTFFMTVAELHK, from the coding sequence ATGACCAGAAAAGTCAATATAACGACCGATGCGGGTTCGGATATGAACAGCGTTAATCAGGCTGTCTCCCTCAGCATCAAGAACTTTCGTAAAGGCCAAAAACTTTCGCTGGATGAGCTGTCGCGCCGTGCAGGCGTCAGCAAAGGTATGTTAGTTGAAATAGAAAAAGGCGCGGCAAATCCCAGTATCGCGATTCTCTGCAAAGTTGCGGCTGCCTTGGGTTTATCAGTGGCAGATCTGGTCAATGTAACGCATGCGCCCAATGCCTATTTAATTGAGAAAGAAGATATTCCAACCTTATGGTCTGGTGAAAAAGGTGGCTCCGCGCAGTTGCTGGCAGGCACAAGCGGGCCCGATATGATTGAGTTGTGGCGCTGGGAAATGTTCCCCGGCGAACGGTTTAGTTCAGCCGGTCATCCACCTGGCACGCTCGAATTGCTGCACGTTAAAGCGGGCATTTTACAGCTTGATTTAGGTGATGATGTGCTGAACATTCAGCATGGATGTTCTGCTGTTGCAAAAACAGACCAACCCCACGCCTATTCAAGTGCGAACCAGCAGCCGGTAACATTTTTTATGACAGTGGCTGAACTGCATAAGTAA
- a CDS encoding DUF4865 family protein, translating into MIIMHYRFSLPADYDMTIIERRIALNGARLMGFRGLIFKAYLFARKQDAELAVSENRYAPLYLWQDAESMHRFIQSPGFAALARDFGWPKIETWTALEAPKDLALISASSFVAITKQAVLPHSDLSVIKPAGTVSGWDVSRWQLLNVDFSSTAPLAGEDNYRIGYVAGENI; encoded by the coding sequence ATGATCATCATGCACTATCGCTTCAGCTTGCCCGCTGATTATGACATGACAATCATTGAGCGACGTATTGCGCTAAATGGCGCTCGGCTAATGGGCTTTCGGGGGCTTATTTTCAAAGCCTATTTGTTTGCGCGAAAACAAGACGCTGAGTTAGCCGTCTCTGAAAATCGTTACGCACCGCTTTACCTCTGGCAAGATGCCGAATCGATGCATCGCTTTATACAAAGTCCCGGATTTGCTGCGTTGGCCCGCGATTTTGGTTGGCCAAAAATTGAAACCTGGACAGCGCTGGAGGCACCGAAAGACCTCGCACTCATCAGCGCTTCATCATTCGTCGCGATAACCAAACAGGCTGTGCTTCCTCACAGCGATCTTTCGGTCATTAAACCGGCGGGAACAGTTTCAGGCTGGGATGTGAGCCGCTGGCAATTACTGAACGTTGATTTTTCATCCACTGCACCGTTAGCGGGTGAGGACAACTATCGCATCGGTTATGTGGCGGGTGAAAATATTTAA